DNA sequence from the Piliocolobus tephrosceles isolate RC106 chromosome 9, ASM277652v3, whole genome shotgun sequence genome:
ACGTGGTTGGAATGTATCTGGCTCAGAACTATGACATACCAAACCTGGCTAAAAAACTTGAAGACATTAAAAAGGACTTGGATGCCAAGACGAAACCTCCTAGTGCATGAGACTGCCTCCAGCACTGCCTTCGGGATACACTGATTC
Encoded proteins:
- the LOC111537834 gene encoding short transmembrane mitochondrial protein 1, which codes for MLQFLLGFTLGNVVGMYLAQNYDIPNLAKKLEDIKKDLDAKTKPPSA